One region of Dokdonia sp. 4H-3-7-5 genomic DNA includes:
- a CDS encoding ComEA family DNA-binding protein: MISFKSHFIYDRRKRNGIFFFMAIIIACTAVVIFYSPESEAIISKEEELKVFAFQKEIDSLKVIELEKRKPKIFPFNPALLTDFNGYKFGMTTEEIDRVLRFRESGKWFDSTAQFQKVSGVSDSLLAVMEPYFKWPKWIEEQKKSPKKKSSFKNKWKTAEEKGDLNSVSYEKLIAIDGVDEDIATRILRHRDKTGGYLVDFQLYSVFGVDKNVKRAILNEYTVKEKPVVRLVNVNTATASDLSTVPLLNFDLAKEIVDYRILREGIKSIEELKNLDGMTDFKYDIISLYLHID, translated from the coding sequence ATGATAAGTTTTAAATCCCATTTCATTTACGACAGACGTAAGAGGAATGGGATTTTCTTTTTTATGGCAATAATCATTGCTTGTACTGCCGTCGTCATTTTTTATAGTCCAGAATCTGAAGCGATAATATCTAAAGAAGAAGAACTTAAAGTTTTTGCGTTTCAGAAAGAGATAGATTCTCTTAAGGTAATAGAGCTTGAAAAACGTAAGCCTAAGATTTTTCCTTTCAACCCTGCATTGCTTACAGACTTCAACGGTTACAAATTTGGTATGACCACAGAGGAGATAGATAGAGTGTTACGCTTTCGCGAAAGCGGGAAATGGTTTGACTCCACCGCTCAGTTTCAAAAAGTCTCAGGAGTCTCAGATTCTTTACTTGCTGTTATGGAGCCTTATTTTAAATGGCCGAAATGGATTGAAGAGCAAAAGAAATCTCCTAAAAAGAAATCTAGTTTTAAAAATAAATGGAAAACTGCCGAAGAAAAAGGTGATCTCAATAGTGTCTCTTATGAAAAGTTGATAGCTATTGATGGTGTAGATGAAGATATAGCGACCAGAATACTTAGACATCGTGATAAAACTGGAGGATATCTAGTAGATTTTCAGCTTTACAGTGTGTTTGGTGTTGATAAAAATGTGAAACGTGCAATCCTTAATGAATACACTGTAAAGGAAAAGCCAGTGGTTAGGTTAGTAAATGTAAATACGGCAACCGCATCAGATTTATCTACCGTTCCTTTACTTAATTTTGATCTTGCCAAAGAGATAGTAGATTATCGAATTCTCAGAGAAGGGATCAAATCAATAGAAGAATTGAAAAATTTGGATGGTATGACAGACTTTAAATATGATATAATAAGTTTATATTTACATATTGATTGA
- a CDS encoding alanine/glycine:cation symporter family protein, translated as MKKYLLFILSVFIPLLSFAQETQEVGIDQKIDQAFQPVSDFFSALVFFEVAGTPFVLILLVASAAFFTIYFGFPNIRFFWRAIQTVRGKYEDIEKHGASELYGEDGIAQGQDLSKVDIEEHIENLEVDDSLAIDGDIVDTIRDESSAGEVSHFQALATAVSGTVGNGNIAGVALAIALGGPGATFWMIVCGLLGMSTKFVECTLGVQYRDVGEDGTVYGGPMYYLTKGLKARGFATIGKIAAVIFAIFCIGGSFGGGNAAQSNQATIVLKEMFNMTSAASGFIVGIVLALVVGIIIIGGIKRIAQVTEKVVPFMAIMYVVACLYIILSNFSLIDDAVALIVQEAFNPTAIGVGGFIGVLLVGFKRAAFSNEAGAGSASIAHSAVRTKYSASEGLVALLEPFIDTVLICSMTALVIIIFNFGGAFQYGGDGLGAVMIDGESFEGAGITAKAFAEYIPYSDVFLTIAVVLFAVSTMISWSYYGLQSWKFLFGRGKVADLVYKLLFLTFVVVGASASMNSIWAFSDAMIFAMVFPNMVGLFFLFPVVKKQLTRYLNAIKLKEEAIE; from the coding sequence ATGAAGAAATACCTTTTATTCATTCTTTCTGTTTTTATCCCGCTGCTTTCATTTGCACAAGAAACTCAAGAAGTAGGAATTGACCAGAAAATTGACCAAGCATTTCAACCCGTTTCAGATTTCTTTTCGGCACTTGTATTTTTTGAAGTTGCAGGAACACCTTTTGTTCTTATTTTATTAGTGGCGAGTGCCGCTTTTTTTACGATTTATTTTGGATTTCCAAACATTCGATTCTTTTGGAGAGCAATTCAAACAGTACGCGGTAAATATGAAGATATCGAAAAGCATGGGGCTTCAGAGCTTTATGGTGAAGATGGTATTGCACAAGGACAAGATTTGTCTAAGGTTGATATTGAAGAGCACATTGAAAATCTAGAGGTGGATGATAGCCTGGCTATTGATGGAGACATTGTAGACACAATAAGAGATGAGAGTTCTGCAGGAGAAGTTTCTCACTTCCAAGCACTAGCCACTGCGGTATCTGGAACTGTAGGTAATGGTAATATTGCTGGTGTTGCCCTTGCTATCGCATTGGGTGGTCCGGGAGCTACATTCTGGATGATAGTTTGTGGTCTCTTAGGAATGTCTACTAAGTTTGTAGAATGTACGTTAGGTGTTCAGTATAGAGATGTGGGAGAGGACGGTACAGTATATGGTGGTCCTATGTATTATCTTACTAAAGGTTTAAAGGCGCGAGGATTTGCTACAATAGGTAAGATTGCAGCAGTAATTTTTGCAATTTTCTGTATAGGTGGTTCATTTGGAGGTGGTAACGCAGCTCAATCTAACCAAGCTACTATTGTTCTTAAGGAGATGTTTAACATGACGAGTGCAGCCTCAGGATTTATTGTAGGCATTGTACTTGCTCTAGTTGTGGGTATTATCATTATAGGTGGTATCAAGCGTATCGCTCAAGTAACAGAAAAAGTAGTGCCTTTTATGGCAATCATGTATGTGGTTGCATGTTTATATATAATTCTAAGTAATTTTAGTCTTATTGATGATGCGGTTGCACTTATAGTTCAAGAAGCATTCAACCCTACAGCTATTGGTGTAGGAGGATTTATAGGAGTATTATTAGTAGGTTTCAAAAGGGCAGCATTTTCAAATGAAGCTGGAGCAGGATCTGCATCTATTGCACACTCTGCAGTACGTACTAAATACTCAGCAAGTGAAGGTCTAGTTGCTTTACTTGAGCCATTTATCGATACAGTACTTATATGTTCGATGACTGCACTTGTGATTATTATTTTCAATTTTGGAGGAGCATTCCAGTATGGAGGTGATGGACTAGGAGCGGTAATGATAGATGGAGAATCTTTTGAAGGAGCTGGTATTACTGCAAAAGCTTTTGCAGAATATATTCCTTATTCTGATGTATTCTTAACAATTGCAGTGGTACTCTTTGCAGTGTCAACGATGATCTCATGGTCTTACTACGGGCTACAATCATGGAAATTCCTTTTCGGGCGTGGTAAGGTTGCAGATTTAGTATACAAATTATTATTCTTAACTTTTGTAGTTGTAGGAGCATCTGCAAGTATGAACTCAATATGGGCATTCTCTGATGCAATGATTTTTGCAATGGTATTCCCTAACATGGTAGGACTATTCTTCCTATTCCCTGTTGTTAAAAAGCAATTAACTAGATACCTTAATGCTATTAAGCTTAAGGAGGAAGCTATAGAGTAA
- a CDS encoding potassium channel family protein encodes MNLFSFFKNKIYLAIVLLVTTLLLGVVGYRFIADYNWVDAVYMTVITITTVGFGEVIPLTPEAKIFTVILILLSVVIVGYALTVISEYIISKSSYKDLIHKKVQQEIDKMTDHIIVCGYGRNGQEAVRKLMAYNKQFVVIEMDLDIIERFEMDKNIHFVYGNANEDEILEKAGITKASALLCALPEDADNLFIVLSARQLNSKLKIISRATAETSQKKLKLAGADNVIMPDKIGGDHMASLVVVPDLIEFLDNLSVVGEEDSINVEEISFDQICADGNEASIKEIDLRYKTGCTIIGYRSPSGKYVVNPEADMRLEKESKLIVIGRPEQIKRLHETFGI; translated from the coding sequence ATGAATTTGTTTTCCTTCTTTAAAAATAAAATTTATCTAGCTATAGTACTCCTAGTGACGACGTTACTTTTAGGAGTTGTTGGCTATCGTTTTATTGCAGACTATAATTGGGTAGATGCTGTTTATATGACAGTAATTACTATAACGACCGTAGGTTTTGGAGAAGTGATACCACTCACGCCTGAAGCAAAGATTTTTACAGTAATACTTATTCTATTAAGTGTTGTAATTGTAGGTTATGCTTTGACAGTGATTTCGGAGTACATAATAAGTAAGAGTTCTTATAAAGATTTAATACATAAAAAGGTGCAGCAAGAAATTGATAAAATGACAGATCACATAATTGTGTGTGGTTATGGACGTAATGGACAAGAAGCAGTGCGAAAACTCATGGCTTACAATAAACAATTTGTGGTTATTGAGATGGATTTGGATATTATTGAGCGTTTTGAAATGGACAAGAATATCCATTTTGTATATGGCAATGCAAATGAAGACGAAATATTGGAAAAAGCCGGAATCACTAAGGCATCTGCACTATTATGTGCCTTGCCTGAGGATGCAGATAATCTCTTTATCGTGCTGAGTGCACGTCAACTTAATAGTAAACTTAAGATTATAAGTAGAGCAACCGCCGAGACTTCACAGAAGAAACTAAAACTTGCAGGAGCCGACAATGTAATTATGCCTGATAAAATAGGTGGAGATCATATGGCATCGCTTGTTGTTGTGCCTGATCTTATCGAATTTTTAGATAATTTATCTGTAGTGGGGGAGGAAGATAGCATAAATGTTGAAGAAATAAGCTTTGATCAAATTTGTGCAGATGGCAATGAGGCAAGTATTAAGGAAATCGATTTGCGTTATAAGACAGGCTGTACAATTATAGGTTATAGATCTCCATCTGGGAAGTATGTTGTTAATCCAGAAGCAGATATGCGCCTTGAGAAGGAGTCAAAATTAATAGTCATAGGGCGCCCTGAACAAATCAAAAGATTGCACGAGACTTTTGGTATTTAA
- a CDS encoding RecQ family ATP-dependent DNA helicase: protein MGTRQIDLHEELKRYFGFSQFKGLQEEVIRSIVGGNHSFVIMPTGGGKSLCYQLPALIAEGTAIVVSPLIALMKNQVDALRGISQEEGIAHVLNSSLTKGEIKKVKEDITRGVTKLLYVAPESLTKEENVEFLRGVTVSFLAIDEAHCISEWGHDFRPEYRNLRKIIGRIGDNIPIIAVTATATPKVQEDILKNLGITDANTFKASFNRPNLYYEVRPKTAQVDADIIRFVKQNEGKSGIIYCLARKRVEELAQTLQVNGLKAVPYHAGLDAKTRVRHQDMFLMEDVDVVVATIAFGMGIDKPDVRFVIHHDIPKSIESYYQETGRAGRDGGEGHCLAFYAYKDIEKLEKFMSGKPIAEQEIGHALLQEVVAFAETSMSRRKFILHYFGEEFDNITGEGGMLDDNMRNPKNQHEAKEELVKVLSVIRDTNEIYKSKEIVLTLRGKENAIISSHKTHEQPFFGIGHDQKKEYWFALIRQALVAGYIKKDIETYGVVKMTPQGLDYIENPVSFMMTDDHVFDANTDNAIVSAQKAGAGADKKLLEMLKDLRKKVAKKLDVPPFVVFQDPSLEDMSIKYPVSVEELGNVHGVGDGKAKKYGKEFVALIDRYVSDNEILRPDDLVVKSTGANSGLKLYIIQNVDRKLPLDDLASAKGKDMVDFIKEMEAIVFSGTRLNIDYWINDILDEDQQEELHDYFMEAETDKIEVAMEEFDGDYEDEELRLYRIKFMSEVAN from the coding sequence ATGGGGACAAGGCAAATAGACTTACACGAAGAACTTAAAAGATATTTTGGCTTTAGTCAGTTCAAGGGTCTGCAGGAAGAAGTTATAAGAAGCATCGTAGGTGGTAATCACAGTTTTGTGATTATGCCCACAGGAGGTGGAAAATCATTATGTTATCAGTTACCTGCACTTATTGCAGAGGGTACTGCTATTGTGGTATCGCCACTTATAGCATTAATGAAAAACCAAGTAGATGCACTTAGAGGTATCTCACAAGAAGAGGGAATAGCTCATGTACTTAACAGTTCGCTCACTAAAGGAGAGATAAAAAAAGTAAAAGAAGATATCACTAGAGGAGTGACAAAACTCTTGTACGTGGCTCCCGAGTCACTTACTAAAGAAGAAAATGTTGAGTTTTTAAGGGGAGTTACTGTTTCTTTTTTGGCTATAGATGAAGCGCACTGTATCTCAGAGTGGGGACATGATTTTAGACCAGAATACCGTAATTTACGTAAGATTATAGGTAGAATAGGTGATAATATCCCAATTATAGCGGTAACAGCTACTGCTACTCCAAAAGTACAAGAGGATATTCTTAAAAACTTAGGGATTACAGATGCAAATACTTTTAAGGCGTCATTTAATAGGCCTAATCTATATTACGAGGTACGACCTAAAACGGCACAAGTAGATGCAGATATTATTCGTTTTGTAAAGCAAAATGAAGGTAAGAGTGGTATTATATATTGCCTCGCACGTAAGCGTGTAGAGGAGTTAGCGCAAACATTGCAAGTAAACGGACTTAAAGCGGTACCATATCATGCAGGACTCGATGCAAAAACACGAGTGAGACATCAAGATATGTTCTTGATGGAAGATGTAGATGTGGTAGTTGCTACCATAGCTTTTGGGATGGGAATTGATAAGCCAGATGTAAGATTTGTTATACATCATGACATTCCTAAAAGTATAGAGAGCTACTATCAAGAAACTGGTAGAGCGGGAAGAGATGGAGGAGAAGGACATTGTCTTGCTTTTTATGCATATAAGGACATAGAGAAGCTTGAGAAATTCATGAGTGGCAAGCCCATTGCCGAACAGGAAATAGGTCATGCCTTACTTCAAGAAGTAGTAGCTTTTGCAGAAACTAGTATGTCTAGGCGTAAATTTATACTTCACTATTTTGGAGAAGAGTTTGATAATATTACTGGAGAAGGAGGCATGCTTGATGATAACATGCGTAATCCTAAAAATCAACATGAGGCAAAAGAGGAACTTGTAAAAGTGTTATCTGTAATACGAGATACTAACGAGATCTATAAAAGTAAAGAGATTGTTCTTACGTTAAGAGGAAAGGAAAATGCTATTATTAGTTCGCATAAAACTCATGAGCAGCCATTTTTCGGTATAGGTCATGACCAGAAAAAGGAATACTGGTTTGCCCTTATACGTCAAGCTCTCGTTGCTGGATATATAAAGAAGGATATTGAGACTTATGGCGTTGTAAAAATGACACCACAAGGTCTAGATTATATAGAGAACCCTGTCTCATTTATGATGACAGATGATCATGTATTTGATGCAAATACTGATAATGCAATAGTATCTGCTCAAAAAGCAGGAGCTGGAGCCGATAAGAAGCTCCTAGAAATGCTCAAAGACTTGCGAAAAAAAGTAGCAAAGAAGCTTGATGTGCCACCATTTGTGGTTTTTCAAGACCCTTCACTAGAAGATATGTCTATTAAATACCCTGTAAGCGTAGAAGAACTTGGTAATGTACATGGAGTAGGTGATGGTAAAGCAAAGAAATACGGAAAAGAATTTGTAGCGCTCATCGATAGATATGTTTCTGATAATGAAATTTTAAGACCAGACGATCTCGTTGTAAAAAGTACAGGAGCAAATAGTGGATTAAAATTATACATTATCCAAAACGTAGATCGCAAATTACCATTGGATGACCTCGCCTCTGCAAAAGGTAAGGATATGGTAGACTTTATTAAAGAGATGGAGGCAATCGTTTTCAGCGGTACACGTCTTAATATAGATTACTGGATTAACGACATACTTGACGAAGATCAACAAGAGGAGCTTCATGATTACTTTATGGAGGCAGAGACAGATAAAATCGAAGTTGCAATGGAAGAATTTGATGGTGATTATGAAGACGAGGAGCTTCGTTTGTATAGGATCAAATTTATGAGTGAGGTGGCAAATTAG
- a CDS encoding SIS domain-containing protein gives MNNFQQIIASAQKTIHIEQTAIANLSSLIDEEFAQAVQAIYKSKGRVVITGIGKSAIIAQKIVATLNSTGTPALFMHAADAIHGDLGSILIDDIVICISKSGNTPEIKVLVPLIKKTENTLIAITANRDSFLGKEADYILHANTEEEACPNNLAPTTSTTVQLVLGDAVAVALLDLRGFTESDFARYHPGGSLGKRLYLTVHDICATHENPQVTPDASIKEVIIEITNKMLGVTAVVLNGVIQGIITDGDLRRMLSKNDSLDGLTAAAIMSATPKTVRHDAMAIDAKEILEAHNITQLLVEKDGNYAGVVHIHDLIKEGIA, from the coding sequence TTGAACAACTTCCAGCAAATCATTGCTAGCGCACAGAAAACCATTCATATTGAGCAAACTGCGATTGCAAATCTCAGTTCATTAATAGACGAAGAATTTGCTCAAGCAGTACAAGCCATCTATAAATCTAAGGGCAGAGTGGTCATTACTGGCATAGGCAAGAGCGCAATTATTGCTCAAAAAATCGTTGCTACCTTAAATAGTACAGGAACTCCTGCACTATTTATGCATGCAGCAGATGCTATTCATGGAGATTTAGGAAGCATTTTAATAGATGATATTGTAATCTGCATATCAAAAAGCGGAAACACCCCAGAGATTAAAGTCCTTGTACCTCTTATTAAAAAGACAGAAAATACGCTCATCGCAATTACTGCAAACAGAGATTCCTTTTTAGGTAAAGAAGCAGACTATATTTTACATGCAAACACAGAAGAAGAAGCATGCCCTAATAATCTCGCACCTACCACAAGCACCACTGTACAGCTCGTGCTAGGTGATGCTGTAGCTGTTGCTTTGCTAGATTTGAGAGGATTTACAGAAAGTGATTTTGCAAGATACCATCCAGGTGGCTCGCTAGGCAAGAGATTGTACCTTACTGTTCACGATATTTGCGCTACTCATGAAAACCCACAAGTAACTCCCGACGCAAGTATCAAAGAGGTTATTATTGAGATTACCAATAAAATGCTAGGCGTAACCGCTGTTGTGCTCAACGGAGTTATCCAAGGAATTATAACCGACGGCGACCTGCGTCGCATGCTCTCAAAAAATGATTCACTTGACGGTCTCACCGCTGCCGCAATCATGAGTGCTACACCAAAAACTGTACGTCATGATGCTATGGCGATTGATGCAAAAGAAATTTTAGAAGCACATAATATTACCCAGTTATTAGTTGAAAAAGATGGAAACTATGCTGGCGTGGTGCACATACACGATCTTATAAAAGAAGGAATCGCATAA
- the tatC gene encoding twin-arginine translocase subunit TatC, whose protein sequence is MAKKVKKHPDEMSFLDHLEELRWHLIRATLAVVIIGTVAFIFKGTLFEIIFGPQNPDFVSYDILCKISQFFGAEKGCIADGDMDFIIQSRKVAGQFSAAIWTSIMAGVVIGFPYILYEFWKFISPGLYENERKSSKGFIVVASLLFFLGAAFGYFVVAPLSINFLATFKISDAVQNEFDIDSFIGLVRASVLASGLIFELPIIMYFLTKIGLVTPEFLKKNRKYALVIVLILAAIITPPDISTQVIVAVPIIILYEVSIFISRGVIRREKRRLKKQGLA, encoded by the coding sequence ATGGCAAAAAAAGTAAAAAAACATCCAGATGAGATGTCCTTCCTTGACCACTTGGAAGAATTGAGATGGCACTTAATAAGAGCTACCCTTGCTGTAGTTATAATAGGTACCGTTGCTTTTATATTTAAAGGAACTCTTTTTGAAATTATTTTTGGACCTCAAAATCCAGACTTCGTGTCTTATGACATACTCTGTAAAATCTCCCAATTTTTTGGAGCAGAAAAAGGATGTATTGCAGATGGCGATATGGACTTTATCATCCAGAGTAGAAAAGTAGCTGGCCAGTTTAGCGCAGCTATATGGACTTCTATCATGGCAGGAGTTGTAATAGGCTTTCCATATATACTGTATGAATTTTGGAAATTTATATCTCCAGGACTCTATGAAAATGAGCGTAAATCTAGTAAGGGCTTTATTGTAGTTGCTTCCCTACTTTTCTTTTTAGGAGCAGCATTTGGATATTTTGTTGTAGCTCCTTTATCCATTAATTTTTTGGCAACTTTCAAGATATCTGACGCGGTTCAAAATGAATTTGATATCGATTCTTTTATAGGACTTGTAAGAGCATCCGTGCTAGCATCTGGATTAATATTTGAACTACCTATCATTATGTACTTCCTTACTAAAATAGGGCTTGTCACTCCAGAATTCCTTAAAAAGAATCGCAAGTACGCATTAGTTATTGTATTAATTTTGGCGGCAATTATAACGCCTCCAGATATTTCAACGCAAGTAATCGTTGCCGTACCTATCATTATATTATATGAAGTAAGTATTTTTATTTCTAGAGGTGTTATCAGAAGAGAAAAACGCCGACTCAAGAAACAAGGACTTGCATAA
- a CDS encoding carboxymuconolactone decarboxylase family protein, translating to MSNNIIDDFNSYRSTMNDKILADNNKIVKRIFNLDTNAFSEGALDKKTKELLGLVASTVLRCDDCVKYHLESCHDEGVTKEEVMETLSIGTLVGGTIVIPHLRRAYEYWEALDERKAGK from the coding sequence ATGAGCAATAATATTATAGACGATTTTAATAGCTACCGTTCTACAATGAACGATAAAATCCTTGCCGATAACAACAAAATCGTCAAGCGTATTTTTAACCTAGACACAAATGCATTTTCTGAAGGTGCGCTAGATAAAAAGACAAAAGAACTCCTAGGACTTGTGGCCTCTACAGTGTTACGTTGTGATGATTGTGTAAAATATCACCTCGAGAGCTGTCATGATGAAGGTGTAACTAAGGAAGAAGTAATGGAAACATTAAGTATAGGGACTCTTGTAGGAGGAACTATTGTAATACCTCACTTACGCCGCGCTTATGAATACTGGGAAGCGCTAGACGAGAGAAAAGCAGGTAAATAA
- the lptB gene encoding LPS export ABC transporter ATP-binding protein, whose translation MKLRAENLMKSYKGRKVVKGISVEVNQGEIVGLLGPNGAGKTTSFYMIVGLVKPNGGNIYLEQQDITKYPMYKRAQNGIGYLAQEASVFRKLSIEDNILSVLQLTKLSKKEQLHKMEELIEEFSLGHIRKSRGDLLSGGERRRTEIARALATSPSFILLDEPFAGVDPVAVEDIQRIVAQLKDKNIGILITDHNVQETLAITDRTYLMFEGSILKHGEPEELAADEMVRKVYLGQNFELRKKKLFT comes from the coding sequence ATGAAACTACGTGCTGAAAATTTAATGAAATCCTATAAAGGCCGAAAGGTGGTTAAAGGAATTTCTGTAGAGGTAAATCAAGGAGAGATCGTAGGATTACTAGGCCCTAACGGCGCTGGAAAAACTACCTCCTTTTATATGATTGTAGGTCTTGTAAAACCTAATGGTGGAAATATCTATCTAGAGCAGCAAGATATTACAAAGTACCCCATGTACAAGCGTGCTCAGAATGGAATAGGTTATCTCGCGCAAGAGGCATCTGTTTTTAGAAAACTAAGCATTGAGGATAACATATTAAGTGTTTTACAACTCACAAAACTCTCAAAGAAAGAGCAACTTCATAAAATGGAGGAGCTCATAGAAGAGTTTAGCTTAGGTCATATACGTAAAAGCCGAGGTGATTTACTTTCTGGAGGTGAACGTCGCCGTACAGAAATTGCACGAGCACTAGCAACCTCTCCATCTTTTATATTACTAGATGAACCTTTTGCAGGTGTAGACCCCGTAGCAGTAGAAGATATACAGCGCATCGTAGCACAGCTTAAAGATAAAAACATAGGTATACTTATTACCGATCATAATGTTCAAGAAACACTTGCTATTACAGATCGTACTTATTTAATGTTTGAGGGAAGCATTCTCAAACATGGAGAACCGGAGGAACTTGCAGCAGATGAGATGGTACGTAAAGTATACTTAGGCCAGAACTTTGAACTGCGTAAGAAAAAACTATTTACATAG
- a CDS encoding phosphatase PAP2 family protein, with amino-acid sequence MKTTFTIIFICFFSIFCKAQTPITSQTQDTLSVLKLALYDTKVMLKGIGHAYTGPLRWKKDDWIVAGTIAGGTALLYFVDDDVNNFFSKRSDDLPGVLDEVGERGGSPQVIYGLTAGTYLFGLFTKNQKVRRAGALMTSSAVTAGLLQTILKASTGRSRPENGKGKFEFNPYSGMAGFRSFPSGHTILSVTMAHAIAKQFDNTWVKVGVYALGSIAPLQRIWGGAHWLTDVALSAALSIVIVDSIDNYMNKSNVYPDGTKKNKITWNFNVGLGRAGISGTF; translated from the coding sequence TTGAAAACGACCTTCACCATCATATTCATTTGTTTCTTTTCTATTTTTTGCAAAGCGCAAACACCTATTACTTCACAAACTCAAGACACCTTGAGTGTTTTAAAACTAGCATTGTACGATACAAAAGTTATGCTCAAAGGTATAGGTCACGCATACACAGGGCCTCTACGATGGAAAAAAGATGACTGGATTGTGGCTGGTACCATTGCTGGAGGAACAGCACTACTCTATTTTGTGGATGATGATGTAAATAATTTTTTTTCAAAAAGAAGTGATGATTTACCAGGAGTACTAGACGAGGTTGGAGAACGTGGGGGTAGTCCGCAGGTAATATATGGTCTGACCGCTGGAACATATTTATTTGGATTATTTACTAAAAACCAAAAGGTACGCAGAGCAGGAGCTTTGATGACTTCTTCGGCAGTTACAGCTGGACTGTTACAAACCATTCTCAAAGCCTCTACAGGTAGAAGCAGACCAGAAAACGGCAAAGGTAAATTTGAATTTAACCCTTATAGCGGAATGGCGGGCTTTAGATCATTTCCTTCTGGCCATACTATACTATCTGTTACAATGGCGCATGCAATTGCAAAGCAATTTGACAATACTTGGGTAAAAGTTGGCGTGTACGCCTTAGGATCTATTGCACCTTTGCAAAGAATTTGGGGAGGAGCCCATTGGCTTACAGATGTTGCCCTTAGTGCTGCATTGAGTATTGTTATTGTAGATTCTATAGACAACTACATGAACAAAAGCAACGTCTATCCCGACGGAACTAAAAAGAATAAAATCACTTGGAATTTTAATGTAGGTCTAGGTCGTGCCGGGATATCAGGTACTTTCTAA
- a CDS encoding MotA/TolQ/ExbB proton channel family protein, protein MSQLIDRMNEGGPLFMYPILVVIIAIIALLVISLMGKRAKRATSEIISHLSLFAMMWGFLGSTLGLITAFDAIEGSGNISQPMMAGGLKVALLCTLFGLFTFVIGRLSMLVLIIKAQQEERTKV, encoded by the coding sequence ATGTCACAATTAATTGATCGCATGAACGAGGGAGGGCCATTATTTATGTATCCTATTCTAGTTGTAATTATTGCAATTATCGCGCTACTTGTAATTTCTCTCATGGGAAAAAGAGCTAAGAGAGCAACCTCAGAAATTATAAGTCACCTTAGTTTATTTGCAATGATGTGGGGCTTTCTAGGTTCTACCTTGGGTTTAATTACAGCTTTTGATGCCATAGAAGGAAGCGGTAATATATCGCAACCCATGATGGCAGGCGGACTTAAAGTAGCATTGCTTTGTACGCTATTTGGTCTTTTTACCTTTGTGATTGGTAGGTTGTCTATGTTGGTACTTATTATAAAAGCACAACAAGAAGAGCGAACTAAAGTATAA